Sequence from the Fundulus heteroclitus isolate FHET01 chromosome 7, MU-UCD_Fhet_4.1, whole genome shotgun sequence genome:
GGGTATGCAAGGTATGGGATGTATGTGCACTGTAATTGGCCTGGTGGCAGCGCTAGGTTTGCACCAACCAGCCAACTGGGTTAAGGGTGGTAACAGGGTGACAGGGGCTTGGCCGGTGTCATGGCGGTTTGGGTGGATGAGTTTTGTCCTCCACTGGGAGAAGAACCACCAGTCTTCTCACGTCTCTCCTGATAACCGTCATAGGAAGTGAAGAACTCCTCTTCTTCTGGCCACCCGCCAGGGAAACCGGCAGGCCAGTGCATATTGCAATGTCAGCATCCCTGACAATCCCTTTACTGTCAGGATAAACTGTCAGAATCCGGCCAAGGCGAAACTGACCCCTCAAAGCATTTGGGTCAGCAATCCAGACGAGGTCGCCGACTTTGACGTTCCTCTCTGTCCGATGCCACTTGTGTCAAATGAACAGATTTGGACCAGCTAGTTCCCTCCACTTTGCCCAGAACCGGTCTACTCCGATTTGAATGGCCCTCAGACGACGCCAGGGATGATTCCCTAGGTCAAGCCCTCTGGTGTCTCCTCCAAGCGATGCTCGACCCAGTATGAGGGAGTTGGGTGTTAAATACTCGACCGAGTCGTCCTGTTCTTGAGCTCTGGCATCAATTGGGCATTCGTTTGTCAGGTTGGCTGCCTGATAGAAGAGAGTTTGGAGCTCCCCCCATGTGAGGGACCCTGTAGCTCCTCCGAGGCTCATGAGCGCCCTCTTCAAAAGCTTCACAGCTGCCTCCGCAGCTCCATTCCTGTGGGGAGCATCTGCAGGGTGAAAATCCCACTTCCATTCAGTTCCGTTCTTAGCGGCTACATCTTCTATGGACACAGCCTGCAAGCAAGCCAGATGTTTATGCAGCTCATGCAGAGCCAGCTTGGCGCCAATGAAGTTGGTGCCTCTGTCGGACCATAGTTTCCTTGGATGCCCCCTCAGAGCAACAAAGCGGGAGTATGCTTGGAGGAAACTTTCTGTCGACTGGTCATCGGTGAGGTCAGCATGGACAGCTCTCGAAGCCATACAGCAGAAAACAATGCCCCAGACCTTCTTGCTGGTCCTTCTTTTAACAGCGTCTTTCACCTCGAAGGGGCCAAAAAGGTCGAGGGTTGCATATTCGAATGGGCTTGCTCTTTTGGTACGCTCTTGAGGGAGATCACTCATTACTTGCTGGCACATCTTGGCTCGTTTCTTTCTGCAGGTGACACAGTTGTTCAGTACCTTCTTAACTGTTCTTCGTCCCTGCATGATCCAGGCTTTCCGTCTTGTCCGTAGAAGGGTAGAAGCAGCACCTTCATGGTTTTCTTCATGTGCTTCCCTGGCCAGTAGGGTTGCAAGCCACGACTGGCATGGGATTAGCGGTACAGACACTCTATCCTCATCCCAGCATTGGATTCTCCCTCCGCAGAGCAAAAGTCCTGTCTTTTCCTCCTTCTGGACAACCAGGCGATCAAGGGTTGTGTCACGGAACTCAACACCATCTTGACCTGCGAGAGCTAGATCTTTGAAAGCTGTTGCTCGTTCCTCCACAGACAGGTATGGTCTTGCCTCCCACTTTGACCGAACTGGAGCTTGGCTGTTACCCAGCCAGATTCCTAATACTCGTCTCACCCAGGCGATGGTCCCACACAATCGTGCCAGTGAACTGAACCGCCGGGGGTCCACAAGGTGTACAAGTGCAACACTGGTTGGGCCTGACCATTTCCTGGGCTGGGCTCCTATTGTGACCAGTGCCGAGAATGCCTTCCTCCGAAGTCCCCCGATCTCAGCAACAGAGGGGTTGATCTCTCTGGCAGTTTTCACAGGCCAGTCTGATTCAGGCAACTTCAAAAATTCTGGGCCTTCCTTCCAGACTGATCCTTCAGCAAGCTCCTCTGGGGATGCCCCCCTTGTGATGAGGTCGGCGATGTTCTGTCTTCCTTCAACCCACCTCCAGCTATCTACAGATCCAGCTTTTTGGATTTCTCCAATCCGGTTtgcaaaaaatgtctgataGCCATAGCTATCCTTTTGGATGGCTCCCAGGATTGTCTGACTATCGACAAAATGAATCCACTGATCAACCTTGATGTAGCAGTGCTTCTCGAAGTATGTCTTCAGGCGAGAAGCAAAGACAGCTCCACACAGTTCTGCTTTAATGACATCACCTTTCTGGTCTAGAGGGGTGAGCTTGCCTTTTGATTCAACCAGTTTAACTACGACTCCATATTCTGTCTCCCACCGCAGGTAAAGAACGGCGCCGTAGGAAGCCTCACTACCATCGGAAAATGTGATCCCCATTGGGCGGCCTATGGCTCCATGAGGTGTGAGACTCCTGTCGAATCTGAGTTGGCCAAGTCTCGCATACTGCTCAAAAAGTTTTATTGCAGCTTCTCGAGGACGTGACGAAAGAGGGTCGTCCCACGTGTCCTTGGAAAGATGTTCTCTTCCTGCTTCCAGAAAGGCCTCTCTTACAAGCATCACTCCTCGTTGCTTGGCAGGTGAGGCCAGGCCGATGGGGTCATAGAACCCTGCAATCTGACTCAGCAGCGTGCGTCGGGTAAGAGGGTCGGGGGTGCTGCCCCTGATCTCATCCTCTCGTAGTTCCAGACCGGTCCTTATCTTTCCTCACCTCCTTGAGAAGTTCACCGACGTCAGTACACGGAGTTTGTCAGATTCGGGTTCATATCCCAATCCCAATGCCTTATTCTCCTCATTCGGCATCTGGTTGGGGAGTATCAGGGTCTTGGGCTCTGTTGACCTGACATTGCTGGGGTCAGTGGGTTTCTCACTCCTCCCTCTTTGACCCGTCAGGACCCAGGGCTTGAGGGAAAAGCCTCCTGCTTTTAGGATTTCTTCCACTCCTTCGGTCATCCTAACCAGAGTTTGGAAATCATCATGCGATGTTAGGACATCGTCCACACAGCAGTCCTCGGTCAGGATCCGGCACTCTTCAACCATGGACGAAAACTGGGGCAGATTTGCCGTTTCTCTCATGGCAACCTGAGCGATGCATCCGGCAGGCTTGTCACCAATGTTGACCCTGACAACGGCAAACACACCGATTTCATCTTTGGGGTTATCCCTCCAGAGGAATCGATGGAGGTGGACCTCTTCGTCCTTCAGCCACACAGAAttatacattttcttcacatCGCCAAGAGCAGCATACAACCTGCTCCTGAATCTCAACAGGACACCTCGGATTGGGttgaggacatcagggtctttGTGCAGGAGGTTGTTCAGGCTTAACCCTTTAAATTCCTGGCTACTCTTTCAGACTATCCTCACTGGCGTTGAGCTAGAATGAGGATTTGGGGCAACCAAATGGCTGATGTACCAGATTGGGCCATTCCACCCTTCGATCTCTTCCTTCGTGAGCTCGATGGCTGCTCCTCTTGATACCATCTCAAGGATCTGCTCTCTATATGCCGCTTTCCACACAGGTTCCCTTGCTAGCCGAGCCTCGGTCCTCCGGAAGGTTGCTTCCACTGCTCAGCGGTTATCTGGCAGAATTGCATGGTTTACTTTCCATGGGTAGGCCGCATCCCAATGAGGGGCGTCACTGTGTTTATCCGTTAGCACATAAGAGAGGCAGTCCTTTATCTTTTCTAAGTCTCTTTCTTCTCCAAGGGTCATCTCTCTGCCTCCCGGAGGGCACTTGCTGCACTTGCAGCTCCCGCATTTCGGGTCACACGCTGCCCCAATACTATCCCACTTGAACCACTCAAACACCTCCTTGTTTGTGGCAGTGGTGCTGCTGAGGGTCACTTCTTCCATCCTCATTGGGTCCTCACTCAGGTCTTTGGTGTCCACAAGGACATCTTTGTACACCCTTGAGGATGTCCTCATAGATCTTGCAAAGTGAGTTTCAGACTGGTGCAGCGTTAGGTCCACTACCTCGAAGAGACCAGGGTGAGTACCGCCAACAGTTTTGCCCAATGGGCCGTCCCAGAGGACTAGATCTCCCTCCAACTTGAACGGCTGTGGAATTAAACGACCTTCCCTGTGGCTGATCAGAAGATCAATGTTCTCAGGGCGGACCAGCTCTTCTGCAGCAATGTCAGGAAAGATCTTTTGCAGTTGTTGCGGAGTGACAGGCTGACTTATCTCTGCAATACTCTCCAGGCCGTAGCAGAGTAGTTTGTGTTCCATTACCGTCCCCTTGATCGTCTTCACTCTTAGTCGCAGGGAGTATCTCTTGGTTGTGACTGCCGTCGTCATTCCTCCTATTCCGTGGACAATTAATTTGATGCTCTCACCAATCAGTCCAAGGCGCTGGGCAGCGTTGTTTGTTATGTAGTTGGTGTCAGAGGCAAGGTCAATAAGAGTGCCTATCAGCTGGCCTGAGTTAGTTGTCACTTCCAGTAACATCATTATAACTGGGTACTCTTTCAGTCCACCTCCAGCAGTGCAGATTGTGGTTGAGGCTTTGTTGGAAAATGCCTTCCTGAATTCTGCTCTTAGTTCCGGAGTGACTTTCGCTAGAAGTTCTTCTTGCTTGCTGGTCAGCCCTAGGCCTTTTCTCTCCATCCTTTTGGTACCTAGCACCTCGTGGCCAGCTTCTTTCTCTTGAGCGATGGACTTGGGGCAGAGCAGATAGTGGTGAGGCTCTTCTTTGCGACAGTCCATTTTACTGCAGAGGAACTTTGGATTGCAACGGCCATTCTTCAGGTGGAAGCACAGGCACAGATTGCATATTCCATAGTTCTTCAAATGGGCCTTTCTCTTCTGGAGATCCATTTCCCTGAAGACTTTGCAAGCAAACAGCCTGCCAGTGTGTGTCTCATCAGTACAGGCAGTGCACAGGCCCAAGCGTGGCTTCAACTGAGGCGAGTCCCTTTGGCCTGAGGTAGCTTTGGAGAACGCTTTCTTGACTCCTCTTACTGGCTTATCTGCTGGGCCTTTCACTGAGGAGCTTCCCTCTCTTGGGCTTGCCTCCAGCTGATCCAGCTCTTCCAGGATTGCCTCCTGCTTCTTCAGGAAGCGCAGTAAGCAGTCAAAGTGGTTATGTGGAGCAAAACTGTTCACAGACTTGGTTTTGTGCGTAATCCATTTCTCCTTCAGAGAGCTTGGTAGCTTGCTTTCAAGGGACTGTGCTACCCACCGGTTCTTTATGACCTCCTCTTCTCCCAGGATCACAAGGTTACTAAGGGCTCGCTCCACTGCTTGGATCAGCTCAATCGCTTTTCTAGGGTTATCTCCCTTTACGGGGGGTAGGCCCTGAACCTCTTCAGTTATCTTCAGAACGATTTTCGCCTTGTTTCCAAAGCGGTTGTCGAGGCGCCTGAACATTTCATCTGCTGACGCACAGCTGGACAGAACCAAGTCTTTCTTCACCCCGTCGCTGAGACTTGCTAGGAGGTGGAACCTTGTAACACCAGCAGTCCTCTGTGGGTTCCCCAGCTGTTCCAGTTCTTCCCACTCAGCCTTCCACCGATAGTAGTCGGTCATGTCTCCCGAGAATGTGGGCAAGCGTGTTCTTTCAAggctgatctgtggtctgaagCCATACGCCCCGGGATGCAGGCCAAGGGTGTTTTGTGGAGGAGCATATGGAAACACAGGTGCTCTAGGACTGGGTACAGGTGTCACACTGGGGTCTTCAGGGGCTTCTGGGGTCTTTCGGGGCTGCATGCCAGACTCGCTCTGTTCTTCATCAGAACTTGCTTCTTCAACCTCCTCTGTCCATTTCACCTTTCCCCAGCTCCGCACCCAGTCATGTAGTCTGTTGACCAGCTTGTATAGCTGCTGCTTGTAGACTGTTAGCTTAGCTCCAGAGACAAGACCTTCCCATTCAAGCATCTTCTGCTCAAGCATTTTAATTCTCTCCAGTAGACCCTCTCTCAGGACTTGAAAGTCTTCCTCCGGCAACTCCTTAACTTCAGTGTTCTCCACTTCAGCACATTTCTCCTCTGCACCGTCAGCATACAATTTAAGGTCAACATAGGCAAATTTGGACCATAACGTCTCCTTAGCAAGCTGGAGTGTTTCTGTATAGGTGGCAAGGCACGTCGCCATCTTCTCCTCTACATGAGCCACTTCTTTTCTTGCTTCTTCCTCCTCGCCTTCCACTTCTCCTAGTGCATCAACATATTTGAGACCAGTGTCGTGCAATTTTTCAAAGTCCACACCAAGTGCTCTGATCTCGTTGATAAGCAGCCCTTTTTCTAGTAGGTCTCCAGTGAGGGACAGCTTTTTTGCTCTCTTATTGAAAGAGCCCTGTGCTGTTGAGCGCGTTCCTTTTAGGGCTACTAATTCTGCCGAATCCATCTTCCTTTTCCTGCACTGACCGAGGCGCTGCTACACGGAGGGGTCTATTCAGCCTATTCCTCTTCCTTTGGTGCTTTCTTCGCTGGTCAATGCTGAGAGGGCGGTTGCGGATTTAGCTTGACGTGCTCCGGCCGTTGGTTTATTACTGTTCCGTGTTCTCCCCACGGAAAGGGCAACCCAGCGTACATAGGATACTACTCAGTATtccacatttgtttatttatttttgttaaaaaaagggaaCCAGGTAATAAACCTGGAATAATAAGAAATGCAATGTTTCAATTTCCATGTATATACTACAACCAACACAGCTCTCCAGTTCTTTACCTCAATAGCCcaataacattaaataacattcaaaatacaaataaataataatattaatatactataacaataataataatccataataatcatcatcatcatcatcatcatcataatttGCATGTACATCCAAACATTATGCACTACATTCAAACATTAAGCACCATATTCAAGTCCTACCAAAAGCCTATTCAAAAATGCATGCAGTCTTTCTATGAGCAGGAAACTTGAACTAGAACTACAACTCCCAAAATGCACCACGGCAAACAAGGAAGTACGTTACCTACGTTAAATCCAGTCCGCGATTCAATTCAAACATTTATAAAGCTAAAGTAAACACGAATGGACACGTTTTTTGCAGCAATGATATAAGTCTAAATGTTGCTTTATGACCCACAGCTTTGCCACTGCGTCAACTTATAACTTTGGAGCATAATGTTATCTTTTAACTGCTTAGATCCACCGGAGCATAGCGTTACCTTTAACATGCAACGGACATAAACAAAGCGATAACATAGCAAGGCGACAGAAGACAACATCAAGCGTACATCGTAAAGACagacaagaacatttgaaaTTAAGAGAGCTTACCAAGTGGCTGCACACCGGGTTGAAAGTCATTACAAACTAAGTAAATCTTGCGATTCCTTTTTATGCAGTAAACACCGGTCCCGTGTCCTCACAGTACACTCCCCTCTTAAAGAGACACTACACTATTGGGCTGCTAAACCTCAAACGTTTCTCCATAAATGTTACTGGCATTTCTAAGCACGTATAGCTCTGGCAGGTAAACATTTGATCACACAtgcaaataagaaataaaacttcacaaatgacaaaactccacagaaaacacaacaggTACTCTCTATTTttccccagtaactagggaaaaTGTTCGctgcagcatcgaataacgaggatttccTCATGTTCAGgtggggcttaaaacttttaaaatgtcaaatgccatttactttttgtcaggactcagtcagcTGAGCCAGGCTGTTTTGCTGGCTCTGCCTCTCTCCGCAGGTGTTCCCAGTTGACCGGTGGGCGGGGCACACACGCCGGGATTGGTTCAGCAGCGTCTCGCCACGCTACAAGAACTACGTGCGGACAGCAGGAGGATGTGTTATCAGTCGTGGTATGACTACAGGCCACTATCTCAGTCCCGAGATAGATCTCTTGAGCTAACCGCTTGCTTTGTGTCTCTCAGGCTTCACCCGAGTGCTCTTGTCTTCTCACTGGAGAAGTCCTCTCAACAGATCTCCCTTCGGGGACTCCCTCTCAGGGCTCACCTGTCGCCCCGAGCTCCTCTGGTTCCCCCGCTGTCCCAGATCATCGGATCGGCGACGCTGCTCGGACCCCCGCTCCACCTACGCCCCTCCCCGGTCCCTGGAGCACCTGCCACCATCGTTACATCACGCTGAGTCCTTACCGGTCCGGTCGCCGCACCCGGTGGTAAGCGTACGCACCTCAGATCATTCTCCCCTGAGCCCTTCCTCGTCTAATCGTCTCTCCTTACCTTTCAGTGATTCATAGGGCCTCGTTCCCGTTGTTCCCTCATCACCACTTGGGCTGTCACACCACATCCCTCgcaaaataaactgttaaaccgATCTCTGCTGCCGAGtggttttctgcatgtgggccaaacatttaAAGCCAGTCATGACGCTTTTATGTTatattctaaaactatcaagtattgagaaagtcatgtgcttaaatatttatcattttatttttttaaatatatatacatgacaatataaatatataaataacaatatacaaaaacatatatttacatatatgtatacatatatatacatatataaatatacacacacacatatatatgtatatttaatatgaataatgtaaaatatttcagcacttAATTTCCTAGCAgatgatagtgttagtacatccactgactgtagaattacctgtgaaacgttttcacacagccagaaaacttcttgttgttgcaaccaaatcctatgggattctgtgagagtaggaagtagcaagatggcggccagtgacttcagatttttggcaaaatcagcactccagtgtattatatagctcagtggttatgGATGTatatgctaaacaagtaaagcactaaaaagactctaaacatacagctggaacaggactaatcaaggaaggctttcctccctggcagtgatctccattgagactgagagagttttaaatctgaagaagataaagagaacttttaccagaaaatgaccgatatttttgttcagagaGAGCGCCGCATGTACTTAATTTATAGGTAGAGGttagacagcgataattattcaagttttgtttttgcaataaaatgtgcttaatgtgggttatagtttttaaatgtgttacaaatgcagaaatccatcgtaactcataaactgttaccgatcaaatgacaaataatttagttttattttatttcatcaaagaatcaatattttttccatgtcttttggtgatttgatttggctcaatcagtctccttcagcactttgcaatcagtctactctgtagagtgtatatatttgtaaatctgactctgacgatgtcagtgcctcaccagctatgaaccctaccgcacgtcactgggtaaaagtgaaaaaagctATGTGCCATTTGTATTGAGTAAAGGAGGTGTGGCAGCAACGCCTCACAGAGAACAAATAATCTGATAGGAGGGAGGgtacaaaaatatttgttttacaaCAGATGCTGTtcagagagctgcagctgtcCAAGGATGGAGATCCAATACAGAGCTGAACTCTGTTTCCCACATCTCCTCAATGGCTCCTGCAGGAAGCCCACACTTCACTGGTCTGAAGCTGTTCTCCTGAACACTGTGTTGTCCTTCATCTCACTAATCACTGTAGTGCTCAATCTGCTCATCATCATCTCAGTCTCCCATTTCAGGCAGATATTAATTTCCTAGCATAACCTAGAGTTTAAATTTTAGAAATGTGAAGTGTAATTTCTATGATCTGTTCATGATACTGTACTTGATTTGTTACTGgtgttttctctgtttcctTCCAGGCAGCTCCACACACCTActaacatcctcctcctctctctggcTGTGTCAGACTTTCTTGTTGGTCTCCTGCTGATGCCTTTAGAGATCTACCGAAACACATCTTGTTGGTTTTTTGGAGATATCATATGTGTTTTGTATTGTTTCCTGATTGTTCACATAGTATGTGCTTCGATTGGGAATATTGTTCTCATTTCAGTTGATCGCTATATTGCCATTTGTGACCCTCTGCATTACCCCAACAGAATTTCTACAGCAAAAGCGAAatgttttgtgtgtctgtgttggcTGTGGTATGCTTTCTATAGCATATTCTTTTTGAAGGATGAGCTGATACAACCAGGAAGAATGCATTCCTGTGCTGGCGAATGCTCACTTATCATTCAATATGTAGTTGGAACTATTGATCTAATTTTAAACTTTGTATTTCCAGTTACCATTATCATAGTCCTCTATACGAGAGTGTTTGTGGTGGCTCTGTCTCAGGCTCGTGCAATGCGCTCTCACATTACATCTATCACACTCCAACGTTCATTGAATGTCATAACAAAATCGGATTTGAAAGCAGCCAGGACTCTTGGTATTCTCATTGTTGTATATCTTGTATGTTTCTGCCCATATTATTTTTACTCTCTCATTGAGGTTAATTTTACCAGTACATATGgcagttttgttgtgtttttgttttattttaattcttgtCTTAATCCATTAATCTACACCCTGTTTTACCCCTGGTTCCGTAAAGCTATCAGACATATTGTTTCTCTACAGATACTACAGCCTGGCTCTTGTGAGGTAACACTGTAGTGTAGTCTGAGATTTCTTCAGTCCAAAAAGATTGGAAAGACACTTGCTTTTTATTGTATTCAATACATATt
This genomic interval carries:
- the LOC118563751 gene encoding trace amine-associated receptor 5-like, giving the protein MFAAASNNEDFLMFRTQSAEPGCFAGSASLRRCSQLTGGRGTHAGIGSAASRHATRTTCGQQEDVLSVVASPECSCLLTGEVLSTDLPSGTPSQGSPVAPSSSGSPAVPDHRIGDAARTPAPPTPLPGPWSTCHHRYITLSPYRSGRRTRWQLHTPTNILLLSLAVSDFLVGLLLMPLEIYRNTSCWFFGDIICVLYCFLIVHIVCASIGNIVLISVDRYIAICDPLHYPNRISTAKAKCFVCLCWLWYAFYSIFFLKDELIQPGRMHSCAGECSLIIQYVVGTIDLILNFVFPVTIIIVLYTRVFVVALSQARAMRSHITSITLQRSLNVITKSDLKAARTLGILIVVYLVCFCPYYFYSLIEVNFTSTYGSFVVFLFYFNSCLNPLIYTLFYPWFRKAIRHIVSLQILQPGSCEVTL